The window AAACAGGCTTCAAGAAGATCATAACAAATGGTCTGAATTAGTTCCGGAAACTTACAGACAAAATATTTTGCAACGCTTTTTAAACTGGCTTTTGCCTAAGTTCATCAGTGATTTTGAACCCTTAAATTCAGCAGAAAAAGCAGCAGAGAAAGTTCTTTTTCCTTTTGCCAGTAAGGCCTATAGAAGGTTAATTAAGACAGAAGAAAAAGAGTTGTTCATCAGGCTTTTTTCATCCGTATATTATGAAAATTCTGAAGAACCGGATCCACAAAGATTCAACACATCTGTTGCCGAAGTTTTTAAAGCCATATTAATTTCCCCTTCTTTTCTTTATAAGATGGAAGAAGAGCCTTTAGGTCCTGAACCTATTGCTTTGGGAGACTTTGAGTTGGCCACTAGGTTGTCCTACTTTTTATGGTCTAGTATGCCAGATGATGAACTATTTAAATTGGCAATGGAAGGCAAATTACAAGCTCCTGGAAAAATAGAAATTCAGGTTAAGAGAATGCTTAATGACCCCAAGTCAAGAAGATTCTCTGAATCTTTTGTAAGCCAATGGTTAGGCATAAACAAATTGAAAGACCCCAATGCTCCACTGGCAGATTTGGTGCGATTCCCAGAATTCACGCCTTCCATTAGAGAGGCAATGTTTGAGGAGACCATATCTTTTTTTCACCATGTGATGACAGAAAGTAAAAATTTTATGGATTTGATTAATAGTGATTACTCTTTTCTCAATGAGGACTTGGCAAATTACTATGGAATTGAAGGCGTCAAAGGAGATAATTTCAAGAAAGTTGCATTAACTAACAATACAAGAGGTGGATTTTTAGGCTTAGGAAGCGTGCAGGCAGTTACATCGTTGCCTACACGCACCAGTCCGGTATTAAGAGGAAAGTGGGTCTTAGAAGAAATTTTGGGTACTTCCCCCCCACCACCACCACCGGATGTTGCAGAATTGCCTGAAGATGAAGCTTTACATGAAGAACTTGGATTAAAAGCCCTTTTAGAGAAACATCGAGAGGATCCGGCCTGCCAGTCCTGCCACGAAAAAATGGATCCATTAGGACTTGGTCTGGAGAATTTCGGTGCGGATGGTAAATGGAGAGAAAGTTATGGAAGTACACCCATTGATCCTGCAGGTGTTCTTGCTTCAGGAGAAACTTTTGAAGGGCCGGGAGAGCTGAAGCGTTTACTAATGAAAGAAAAGGAAAAGTTTGCTCGTAATCTTTCAAAAAAATCTTTGTCTTTTGCAATCGGTAGAGGCACAACTTTCACAGATGAAACTGCAATCCGGGAATTGTCTACTGCATTGATAGAAAATGACTTTAATCCGGATGTATTTATTTCTACTTTGGTTCAAAGCTATCCCTTTAGAATGAAAATAAAAGATTTTCAGAAAAAAGTGAACGAAATTGATTGATAATACTGAAAAACTTGAAAAATAGTAAAAATAGGCTTGCTCAATAAGCGATTTTATGCTGAATTACTGATTAACAATATTTTAAAATTATGGTCGGCTTTAATTTCGCTTGGTGTAAATATTATTTTCAAGCATAATTTTGCTTTAAATATTATATGATATGAATAAGAAGTGGCAAATATCTAGAAGGAAATTATTGAAAGGTGTTGGAGCAGCTATAGCCTTACCTTTTATGGAGGCAATGGCTACTCCATTGGGTTTAAGAAGCTATAGCAATGATGGATTTCCGGTACGGTCCACATTTATGTTTATGCCCAATGGAGTGCATCCGGGAAGATGGACCCCAGAAGGAGTGGGAAGAGATTATACCCTTTCTCCCACTTTAGCTCCTCTGTCTCATTTGAAAGATGATATTTTAGTACTAGGCCAATTGATGAACAAACATTCTATTTTTCAAGGTGCCGATGGACACTATGCCAAGACAGCTAACCTCCTTACCTGCCTTCCAATACAAAAGACTGCAGGAGACAATATCAATAGTGGGGGCATTTCCATTGACCAATTGATAGCCAACCACTATAAAAATGAAACTCTTTTCCCATCCCTAGAATATGGGTTGGATAGAATACAAACTGGGGTAGACATCAATGTAGGCTTTACAAGGTTATATGCAAGTAGCATTTCTTGGAAAAATGCCATGACTCCGCTTTCCAAAGAGATTGACCCTAGAATGGCTTTTGACAGGCTATTTAGAACATTTATTCCGGGAAATAATAAACAAGAAAACCCATATAAAAGCAGTATTCTTGATGCCGTTTTGGCGGATGCCAAATCTCTTAAAAATAATTTGGGAAGATCCGATCAAGATAAATTGGAAGAATATTTGGAATCTATCCGGTCAATAGAAAAGAGGATCAACAACCAGGAAAGCTTAAAAGATTTTGCCAGCAATATCACTCCTGATATCAAACGTGAATTAATCAGAGTAAACCAAGATATAGAAGAGTATGCAGAGGTGCACAGTGGTGTAAATGTAACTGAAAAAACCCGGCTTATGTTCGATATTATCGCCTTGGCCATGTGGAGTGATGCTAGTAGAGTAGCTACTTTTATGTTTGGAAACTCCGTAAGTAATAGAAACTTTTCTTTCTTGGAAGGTGTAAATGGAGCCCATCACTCTATCTCCCACCATATGAATCATCCTGGCAAAATGGAGCAGTATGATCGCATTACCAAATGGCATCTTGAGCAATATGCCTACTTTTTAGACAAATTAAAGTCCATTAAGGAAGGGAACGGCACCCTTTTAGACAATTCTTTGGTCATGTTTGCATCCGGCCTAAGGGATGGCAACAGACATTCACCTAGAGACCTGCCGATTATAGTTGGAGGACATGGGGGAAATAAAATAAAATCCGGACAAAATCTTATTTATAAAGAAAACACTCCGTTGGCTAATCTATACACTTCCTGGATGCAAGCTGTTGGGATGAATGAAACTAAATTTGCAGACAGCACAGGTACCTTAGAAGGAATTTTGGCCTAAGCTATTAACTTATCATAAAAAACACGCACCATAACAGGCTATAAATGTCTGCTATACAGGAATCATATGGATAACAAAGAATTGCCCTCCACCACTAATTTGTGGATACAGTTAGCCGGTAAAAGAATAATTATACCATCATTTTTTATCATATCTTACCTTTTTATGCTATTGGTGCCTACTAATTTTGATGAGCAAAACCATTGGTTTGTTTTCTTAGGTAGGTTCCATCCACTTGTGCTACACTTCCCTATAGTATTGATCCTTGTTACAACAGGTTTTTTATTGATGGGTTTTTTTAATCCCAACTTTAATAAACCGGTTATTATTCGTTCCCTGCTTTGGGCTTCTGTATTCTTCTCATTTGTCTCTATTCTTGCCGGCTATTTACTTTATATATCAGAGTCCTATTCAGGCAATTTAGTGAGTAACCATCTCAATGGAGCTTTGGCCACAGGTATTTCTATCTCACTTTGTCTTATCATTTACGAATTAAATTATCAAAGGAAATCGAAAGGAAGTTTTGTTTTTTATTTCTTACTGATAGTCGCCAACTTTTCTTTAGCATATACAAGTCATATGGGAGGCTCATTGACACATGGAGAGGATTTTTTAACTGCTCCGCTGGATGCCCTTTTACCAGCTAAAAAGATAGATAAAGCCCCTGAAGACATGCTACTCTTCGAAGACATGATTGCCACTATTTTCGAAACAAAATGTGTTTCCTGTCATAATGAAAACAAAACAAAAGGAGACCTGCTTCTCAATAATTACGAGGAAGTTTTTGCAAAAGGAAAAAGCAAAAAGCAAGCAATAATCCCCGGTGATACGTCAAATAGTGAGTTGATGGTAAGAGTATTGCTTCCTGATGACCATGATGAAAGGATGCCTCCGGAAGGTAAACCGGGCTTGACTGATGAAGAAATCAGCTTATTGTCCTATTGGATAAGCAGTGGGGCCTCAGATACATTAACATATGGAGACATAAACGATGAAAAAGTATTGACAGAAATAGAAGCCTTAATGCCAGATATTCGGCAGGCACAATATAAAATAATTAAGGAAAAAGAGGCATTTGAAGCCGCTTTACAAGAACTTAGGCAAATAGGAGATCCAATAGGAATTGACATTTCAATCGATGAACGCTCCAATGGTAAGTTTTTCGGATTGAAAATGAGATTCCCACCGGCACACGTCAACAATGATGAAATCAAAGCCTTTTCACCTTACTTCCCTTACTTTTCGCGGGTCTCATTAGCCTCATCAAACATAGATGACGATGCATTATTTGATTTAGGGAAAATGTCTCAACTCCGCAGGTTAATCTTACAAAAAACAAATATTAATGGAGAAGGACTACCCTATTTAAAAGATCTTGAAAACCTTGAAGAACTAAATTTATCGTTTACTCCTCTCGATGAAGGAAATTTGCTTTACCTTATTGGTTTTAAAAACTTACAAAAAGTCTATCTCTTTGGAACACCGGTAAAACCGGAAGTAATTTCTGCCCTCCAAAAACATAAGCCTGAATTAGAAATAATTTTAGAAGAAGGTCCATTTTATTAATGGTCTTTTTTTAAATTATTAGGTATTATTGTCATTAAATACTTTTAAAATTTAAGTTTCATACAATGAAGATCCACAAAGCATTACACCTGGTATTCTTAATTGGCATTAGCCTTTTTAGTTTCACCCATTGCCAATCCCAAGTAAGCTCTGAAAACCAAGTCGAAACAGCAGATAAAGTTAAAGGTATAGACCTTCTAAAGGCCTATATAGAAGAAGATTTGGATGTATATGATTATGAATTGGCCTATGAGTCTAAAGGAGAAGATTACTCTTACTATGTTCTCAAAGTCATCTCTCAAAATTGGTTAACTGAAAATGAAGTGAATGAAACCAAATGGTGGCATTGGGTTTCGTTTGTCGTTCCCAACGAGCTCAAACACAATACCTCTTTATTAATTATATCAGGAGGCAGCAAAAACACCACCCTCCCGGAGAAACCTGATGACATGATTCTCCAAGCTGCGCTGGCGACAGGTTCTACTGCAATCAAAGTCCACAATATCCCATTTCAGCCTTTAGAGTTTGTAGGTGACACCTTAGGGTTAAGGACAGAAGATGCTATCATTGCATATGGTTGGAGAGAGTTTATGGAGAGAGGTGCTAAAGATGAAGATGCCATTTGGTTGGCTAGATTTCCGATGACCAAGGCTGTTGTTTCAGCCATGGATGCTGTGGTTGACTATTCAAAAAATAATTTGGACTTGTCCCTAGACAAATATGTGGTAGCTGGGGCATCTAAGAGAGGCTGGACTACCTGGACCACTGCAGCAGTAGATGATCGAGTAATTGGCATGGTTCCTATTGTAATCGATATGCTTAATTTGACACCTTCATTCAAACACCATTGGCAAACTTATGGGTTCTGGGCTCCGGCAGTTAATGACTACAAGCATGAAAAAATATTTGACTGGATGGACAGTAAAGAATTTGACCGTCTAATTGAAATCGTAGAACCGTACCAGTTCTTGGAAGAGTACACAGACATCCCTAAATTACTTATCAATGGTTCAGGGGATCAGTTCTTCCTACCGGACAGTTGGAGATATTATTGGAATGACCTTCCCGGCGAAAGCCATATAGCTTATATACCCAATGCGGGTCATGGACTTAAAAATTCCGATGCTCCCCAAATTCTTCTAAGCTTTTATTCACAAATCATCAATAATGTTAAGCGACCTTCCTATAGCTGGGAGGTAAAAGAGGATGCCATAACAGTTAAAACAGACATCAACAATCCGCCGGTTGCAATAAAGTTGTGGACCGCTACAAATGAAGCTACCAGAGATTTCAGAATTGATGCCCTAGGCCCAAAATGGAAAGCTACAAATATCCCATTTGAAGCAGATGGTGATTATACTATTCCAATTGAAGCTCCTGCCAAAGGCTGGACCGGTCATTTTGTAGAACTTACCTATGCGGGTCAAGCACCATTAAAATTTACCACCGGAATAAAAGTTCTTCCGGAAACATATGATCACGATTTATATGTACCTAAGGAAAGAAAAGGTACACCAAATGATTGATCTACTAATTTAGAGCAAAAGCTATGTAGTAATCTCCGGAAGGAGTGCCCATTTTTCCGCCTCCTGCGGCGATTACTACATATTGTTTTCCTGCAACAGAATAAACCGAAGGAGTAGCATAACCTCCTACAGGCAATTTATATTTCCAAAGTTCTTCCCCGGAATCTTTGTCAAATGCCCTAAAGTATTCATCCTTTGAAGCAGCGATAAATACCAAACCTCCTGCTGTGACAACCGGACCTCCGTAATTCTCTGTTCCAGTTTGAGGGATTCCTTTCTCTGTTAGTTCAGCAAATTCTCCCAATGGTACAGACCATGCTATTTCACCTTTATTCAAGTTGATGGCATTCAGTGTACCCCAAGGTGGTTTTATGGCCGGATACCCTTCTTGATCAAAAAACCTATTGTATCCTGTGGTTGTGTAGGGCAAAACATTAACATCAGCAGTTTTCTCCGGATTTTGAAAATCTTCCGGACCCTCTGTACTGAATAAATAATCAATAATTTGCTCCCTTACCTCCGAGGATAATTGCTTGAATGCAGGCATTCTACCTTTTCCATTTTTTATCATTTCGCTTACCTCGGCTCTAGCCAACCTTTTATCCAATGCTAATAGTGATGGATATGCCCCAGTTTCGTCCCCCCCCTTTTCCGGTCCATGGCACATGGCGCAATTGGTTAGGTAAGCTACATTTCCTAATGAGCGTTTGCCGCTATTGGTAGGTACCATGGTTAAAATCCAAGGCATCTCATTGGCATTTACGTACAATAAACCTGACCCTTCATCATAAGCAGCTCCTCCCCATTCTGCTCCTCCATCAAACCCCGGCAGTATGACAGTTCCTTCAATACTTGGAGGCATAAAGTAAGCCCCATAATTTAAGTGCTTTATTTTCTCCTGAACATAAGCTGTGGCTTCAGGAGAAATATTGGTAACTTCTTCATCCGTAAAAAGCTGCCTAGCAAAGGGAGGTGGAGAAGTAGGTAAAGGTTGACTTGGCCAAGCATCTTCCCCCATTAATTTGGAGGCAGGGGCCTCAATTTCCTCAATAGGGTAAAGAGGTGTGCCATCAGATCGATCAAAAACAAAAACCCTTCCCGACTTAGTAATTTGGGCAACTGCCGCAATACTACTGTCTCCTCTATTGATTTGAACTAAATTGGGTGGGGCAGGCAAATCCCTATCCCATATATCATGTCTGATGGTTTGGTAATGCCAAATACGTTTTCCGGTAGATGCATTTAGTGCAAGTAATGAATTTGCAAAAAGATTCTCGCCCAAGCGGTGTCCTCCCCAAAAATCAAATGCTGCTGAGCCGGTTGGGATGTAAACTACCCCTGTACTTTCATCCAAGGTCATTCCCGCCCAACTATTGGCTCCCCCCCTATTTTTGTAGGCATCTTTGGGCCAAGTATCATAACCAAATTCTCCTGGTTTGGGTATGGTATGAAAAATCCATTCTACATCACCTGATACCACATTAAATGCGCGAATATACCCGGGTGCAGCATCTGTACTCTCTGAAACCCTTGTCCCTACGATCAACTTGTCCTTGAAAATTACACCGGGGGTAGAAGATCCAACATAATAGTCCTGAACCCAATCCCCCAATCCTTCTTTTAAGGAAACTTTACCATTTTGACCGAATCCATGTACAAGCTTACCCGTTTTGGCATTCAATGCCAAAAGAAAGGAACCTGCAGAATAAAACAATCTTGATTCGGTTTCTGATTCCCAAAAGACCAAACCTCTGTTCACACTATTGCCAAACTTGAAATCTTTGTGAGGGTCATACACCCATAATTCTTCGCCGGTGGCCGCATCCAAGGCAAAGGCTTTCAGATCCGGACTTGTTCCGTAGAGCACTCCGTCAATAATCAGCGGGTTACATTGAATTTGGCTTTTCCCATTCACCGAATGCCCTCCCGTTCGAAATTGCCAAACAGGCGTTAATCGACTGACGTTACTTTTATTTATTTGTTTTAAGGAAGAATATTGCGAACTTCCCTTGCTCCCAAGATACGCAGGCCAATTCTCATTCGCCTTTATCTCCGAAAGCTTATCAGTACCACAAGAAAATAAAATGGAAAAACCCATTAATAAACAAATATATTTACGCATTCTTATCTTAAGCATCCATTTAAAATTATGATTCTCAACAAATATATCATTTTTGTTGGAAGCTAAAAGGTGAAACTTATGATTAGTCCTAAACAATGGGTTGGCAAGATAATTGACCAATAGCAGTTTGAAATTTACTGCTTGCTCTTCAATCTCATTTATATTTTGATCACAATTAATTAAGTCATTATTATGAAAAAATTACTGATTTGTAGACATGGAAAATCATTCTGGGGTGATCCTAACTTAACTGATCACCAAAGACCATTGGCCAAAAGGGGCTTGCATGATGCTCCAATGATGGCCAAAAGGGCTCATTCTAACCATATTATTCCGGAAAAAATCCTGTCATCAGATGCTTTAAGGGCAAAAATGACAGCTGCATATTACCTAAAATCCTTTGAAAAATTAGACATCATCTACGAGATTAGCACAAACCTTTATATGACTTCTGTTGAAGAACACCTTGATGAGGTCAAAAAAACAAGCAATAAGATCGATACCCTATTTATTTTTGGCCATAACCCAACCTTGACATTGCTAATTAATTACTTTGGAGAAAAACTAGAAAACCTTCCTACGGGAGCAGTTTTTGGTTTTAAGTTCAATGTGGAGGATTGGAAAGATATTGCACAGGAAAATGCCGAGTTCTGGATGTATGATTACCCTAAAAACTTAAGCACTAAAACTTCCTGACATCTTGCAACACTTCTTTGAATTCATTGGGATGGGCTATTAAATAAAGTACCTTTTGGGCGATGGCTTCAGGAGTACTCAATTCTCCATCATTTTTTAAGGACTTAAATTTTGAAAGATTGCTAAATTCAGTGGGGCTTGCAGCCCTTATGGAAGCTTGCATAGGCGTATCAATCACTCCTGGGGATAAGGCAAATAATTTAAAACCCAAATTATTGAGCTCAGACTCTCGTTGAGCAATTAATGTCATTTGATTCAATGCAGCTTTGGAAGCACTATAGCCGGACCATCCGTCTACTACCTTTGCTGCTGCACCAGAGCTTATATTCACTACTATTTTTGATCCTGTATGATCCTTGTATTTCTTCATAAAGGCATTCATTAATAAGGCCGGAGCAATTACATTCACAGCATGAATCGACACAATTGAATCAGCGGATAAGTTTCCGTTATAAGCGATTTCCCCTATCCAACCTGCATTGTTTATCAGTACGATCTCTTTATATTCTCCATCGGGGAAAATTTCTGAGAACCTGTTAATTATACTTTCTGAGTCCTCTAAATCTAATTGTAAGGGAGTAAAATTTCTTTCTTCTTTTAGGGAGCTTCTAGAAACACCTATAACGCAGGATCCAGATTTTTTTATTAAAGCATTTTTTAGAGCTTGGCCGAGTCCCTTACTGGCCCCTGTTAATATATAAAGCGATTTTTTCTCCATTAGAAATGTCTTTTAATTTAAACGCAGCATTTTCCCTATTGAAATCATTAAATATAATGCACAAAATAAAACCTCCCCATACCAGATAGAATACATTTGCACCGGAACTAAATTCTTGTCCACGGAATGAGTCCTTAAAATAATTGCATTTATCTTAAGGGAAGCTTACTGATTCAGGTTTAGAAAATTCCTTCTGTAATTTCAAACTTAAAGAATGAAATCTATAAAACAACATAATTGCTGTAAGGGTAAGACCTATTAATAAGCCAATCCATATACCCAATTCGTTGTAATGAAATTTAAATGCCAAAAGATAACCGAGAGGAAGTCCAACTACCCAATAGGCAAGTAAGGTTACCAATGTAGGAACCTTCACATCAGAAAGCCCCCTCAAAGCTCCCAGAGCAACCACTTGAAGTCCATCTGAGAGCTGAAAAACCGCAGCAATTATTAATAAACTAGCTGCCATTTCCACTACTTGGATATCTTCAATGTATAGCAAAGGCAAATAATTTTTAAATATTAAAAACATAACTGCAAAAAAGGACATGAAAATCAATACGTTACCGAAAATTGAAAAACCAACTTCTCGTAATTTTGGAATATCTCTTCTTCCTAATTGGTTTCCAATCCTCACCATTGCAGCTGCAGAAAGTCCTGAGGCCATCATATAGCTTATTGATGCAAGATTTATGGCTATTTGATGAGCCGCCAAAGCATTGACCCCTATCCAACCCATCATGATGGCAGCTGAACTGAAAGCCCCAACTTCAAATACAAATTGCAAGCCGGTTGGAACCCCTATCCCTAACATTTTTTTAATGACAGAATACCTAATTTGCTTCAATTTTATACTGCGAATGTATTTTTCATACCTTCTTGACCTGGTTACATAGAGGTACAAAACCCAAGCCATCAGAATTCTAGAAATCAATGTGGCCCACCCGGCTCCATTAAGCCCTAATTCAGGAAATCCCCAATTCCCATAGATCAATAAGTAATTCAATCCGATGTTTAGTAGATTAAATAAAACCGTTATAAACATGGCTTGCTTGGTTTGAGATAAACCTTCAATAAACTGTTTATAGGTT of the Cyclobacterium marinum DSM 745 genome contains:
- a CDS encoding DUF1592 domain-containing protein gives rise to the protein MPLIKTYILMVLASLYIFVAEAQETLDYQSDIIPVLDKHCYSCHNTGNPKGGVNLKRYEEEGRIVKDGQFWLKVVDQIKSKEMPPSNKPELNEKDYHVLLDGINGILIKSLEKRTPGKVIIRRLSHREYHYTILDLTGVNFDAVNRFPADGSGGGGFDNQGGSLFFTPLKMERYYDAAEEIVNRLQEDHNKWSELVPETYRQNILQRFLNWLLPKFISDFEPLNSAEKAAEKVLFPFASKAYRRLIKTEEKELFIRLFSSVYYENSEEPDPQRFNTSVAEVFKAILISPSFLYKMEEEPLGPEPIALGDFELATRLSYFLWSSMPDDELFKLAMEGKLQAPGKIEIQVKRMLNDPKSRRFSESFVSQWLGINKLKDPNAPLADLVRFPEFTPSIREAMFEETISFFHHVMTESKNFMDLINSDYSFLNEDLANYYGIEGVKGDNFKKVALTNNTRGGFLGLGSVQAVTSLPTRTSPVLRGKWVLEEILGTSPPPPPPDVAELPEDEALHEELGLKALLEKHREDPACQSCHEKMDPLGLGLENFGADGKWRESYGSTPIDPAGVLASGETFEGPGELKRLLMKEKEKFARNLSKKSLSFAIGRGTTFTDETAIRELSTALIENDFNPDVFISTLVQSYPFRMKIKDFQKKVNEID
- a CDS encoding DUF1552 domain-containing protein, with protein sequence MNKKWQISRRKLLKGVGAAIALPFMEAMATPLGLRSYSNDGFPVRSTFMFMPNGVHPGRWTPEGVGRDYTLSPTLAPLSHLKDDILVLGQLMNKHSIFQGADGHYAKTANLLTCLPIQKTAGDNINSGGISIDQLIANHYKNETLFPSLEYGLDRIQTGVDINVGFTRLYASSISWKNAMTPLSKEIDPRMAFDRLFRTFIPGNNKQENPYKSSILDAVLADAKSLKNNLGRSDQDKLEEYLESIRSIEKRINNQESLKDFASNITPDIKRELIRVNQDIEEYAEVHSGVNVTEKTRLMFDIIALAMWSDASRVATFMFGNSVSNRNFSFLEGVNGAHHSISHHMNHPGKMEQYDRITKWHLEQYAYFLDKLKSIKEGNGTLLDNSLVMFASGLRDGNRHSPRDLPIIVGGHGGNKIKSGQNLIYKENTPLANLYTSWMQAVGMNETKFADSTGTLEGILA
- a CDS encoding c-type cytochrome domain-containing protein; protein product: MDNKELPSTTNLWIQLAGKRIIIPSFFIISYLFMLLVPTNFDEQNHWFVFLGRFHPLVLHFPIVLILVTTGFLLMGFFNPNFNKPVIIRSLLWASVFFSFVSILAGYLLYISESYSGNLVSNHLNGALATGISISLCLIIYELNYQRKSKGSFVFYFLLIVANFSLAYTSHMGGSLTHGEDFLTAPLDALLPAKKIDKAPEDMLLFEDMIATIFETKCVSCHNENKTKGDLLLNNYEEVFAKGKSKKQAIIPGDTSNSELMVRVLLPDDHDERMPPEGKPGLTDEEISLLSYWISSGASDTLTYGDINDEKVLTEIEALMPDIRQAQYKIIKEKEAFEAALQELRQIGDPIGIDISIDERSNGKFFGLKMRFPPAHVNNDEIKAFSPYFPYFSRVSLASSNIDDDALFDLGKMSQLRRLILQKTNINGEGLPYLKDLENLEELNLSFTPLDEGNLLYLIGFKNLQKVYLFGTPVKPEVISALQKHKPELEIILEEGPFY
- a CDS encoding PhoPQ-activated protein PqaA family protein, which translates into the protein MKIHKALHLVFLIGISLFSFTHCQSQVSSENQVETADKVKGIDLLKAYIEEDLDVYDYELAYESKGEDYSYYVLKVISQNWLTENEVNETKWWHWVSFVVPNELKHNTSLLIISGGSKNTTLPEKPDDMILQAALATGSTAIKVHNIPFQPLEFVGDTLGLRTEDAIIAYGWREFMERGAKDEDAIWLARFPMTKAVVSAMDAVVDYSKNNLDLSLDKYVVAGASKRGWTTWTTAAVDDRVIGMVPIVIDMLNLTPSFKHHWQTYGFWAPAVNDYKHEKIFDWMDSKEFDRLIEIVEPYQFLEEYTDIPKLLINGSGDQFFLPDSWRYYWNDLPGESHIAYIPNAGHGLKNSDAPQILLSFYSQIINNVKRPSYSWEVKEDAITVKTDINNPPVAIKLWTATNEATRDFRIDALGPKWKATNIPFEADGDYTIPIEAPAKGWTGHFVELTYAGQAPLKFTTGIKVLPETYDHDLYVPKERKGTPND
- a CDS encoding outer membrane protein assembly factor BamB family protein yields the protein MLKIRMRKYICLLMGFSILFSCGTDKLSEIKANENWPAYLGSKGSSQYSSLKQINKSNVSRLTPVWQFRTGGHSVNGKSQIQCNPLIIDGVLYGTSPDLKAFALDAATGEELWVYDPHKDFKFGNSVNRGLVFWESETESRLFYSAGSFLLALNAKTGKLVHGFGQNGKVSLKEGLGDWVQDYYVGSSTPGVIFKDKLIVGTRVSESTDAAPGYIRAFNVVSGDVEWIFHTIPKPGEFGYDTWPKDAYKNRGGANSWAGMTLDESTGVVYIPTGSAAFDFWGGHRLGENLFANSLLALNASTGKRIWHYQTIRHDIWDRDLPAPPNLVQINRGDSSIAAVAQITKSGRVFVFDRSDGTPLYPIEEIEAPASKLMGEDAWPSQPLPTSPPPFARQLFTDEEVTNISPEATAYVQEKIKHLNYGAYFMPPSIEGTVILPGFDGGAEWGGAAYDEGSGLLYVNANEMPWILTMVPTNSGKRSLGNVAYLTNCAMCHGPEKGGDETGAYPSLLALDKRLARAEVSEMIKNGKGRMPAFKQLSSEVREQIIDYLFSTEGPEDFQNPEKTADVNVLPYTTTGYNRFFDQEGYPAIKPPWGTLNAINLNKGEIAWSVPLGEFAELTEKGIPQTGTENYGGPVVTAGGLVFIAASKDEYFRAFDKDSGEELWKYKLPVGGYATPSVYSVAGKQYVVIAAGGGKMGTPSGDYYIAFALN
- a CDS encoding SixA phosphatase family protein, whose product is MKKLLICRHGKSFWGDPNLTDHQRPLAKRGLHDAPMMAKRAHSNHIIPEKILSSDALRAKMTAAYYLKSFEKLDIIYEISTNLYMTSVEEHLDEVKKTSNKIDTLFIFGHNPTLTLLINYFGEKLENLPTGAVFGFKFNVEDWKDIAQENAEFWMYDYPKNLSTKTS
- a CDS encoding SDR family NAD(P)-dependent oxidoreductase, giving the protein MEKKSLYILTGASKGLGQALKNALIKKSGSCVIGVSRSSLKEERNFTPLQLDLEDSESIINRFSEIFPDGEYKEIVLINNAGWIGEIAYNGNLSADSIVSIHAVNVIAPALLMNAFMKKYKDHTGSKIVVNISSGAAAKVVDGWSGYSASKAALNQMTLIAQRESELNNLGFKLFALSPGVIDTPMQASIRAASPTEFSNLSKFKSLKNDGELSTPEAIAQKVLYLIAHPNEFKEVLQDVRKF
- a CDS encoding MATE family efflux transporter, which encodes MFTGFKNNFNKTFTLAYPVMLSQLGQVMVGVADNIMVGRLGAVPLAAASLANSIFFMILMFGIGISMAVTPMVAAADGEGKKGKIGRFLNHGFVINSVASVVLFLLILAISPGLKLINQPQEVVVLAIPYLLIITFSLIPFMFFQTYKQFIEGLSQTKQAMFITVLFNLLNIGLNYLLIYGNWGFPELGLNGAGWATLISRILMAWVLYLYVTRSRRYEKYIRSIKLKQIRYSVIKKMLGIGVPTGLQFVFEVGAFSSAAIMMGWIGVNALAAHQIAINLASISYMMASGLSAAAMVRIGNQLGRRDIPKLREVGFSIFGNVLIFMSFFAVMFLIFKNYLPLLYIEDIQVVEMAASLLIIAAVFQLSDGLQVVALGALRGLSDVKVPTLVTLLAYWVVGLPLGYLLAFKFHYNELGIWIGLLIGLTLTAIMLFYRFHSLSLKLQKEFSKPESVSFP